The proteins below are encoded in one region of Halodesulfovibrio sp. MK-HDV:
- a CDS encoding FAD-dependent oxidoreductase, with protein MSKHVIVIGAVALGPKAACRYKRLCPDAKVTMIDQAPRISYGGCGIPYFVSGEVNTVVDLQSTPYHIVRDAAFFKTNKDVDVLINTRATSIDREAKTVSIENVLTCEKEVLSYDELVIATGSKPNLPPFEGINLKGITPATNLEEAELIKNAVANGEVNNAVVVGAGFIGLEMAVAFADMWGINTSVVELQSQILPGFLPKSLSRMAQTDLEKNEVKVYLEESVVRFEGVDGKVTKVITNKREIEADLVILAIGVSPNTEIAVEAGIECDKRGAIKVNDHFQTSDPAIYSGGDCVTIPNLVTGKLGYYPLGSMANRQGRIIGTNLAGGDASMAGGIGSWCVKLFEMSCSGAGLTLEQALANDFDAISVHVEQMDRAHFFPEKALMSLQIVVDRPTRRILGMQGMNEFGDALTARINAVVPLISSHATIDDVANLEVVYSPPFSSAMDIVNAVANVADNVLAGQNKYMDPADFGTCWADRDCGEYYFIDTRLAGGAKDMCETYPGEWHNIPNEEISARINEIPKDKQVVMICNTGLRSYEAMLLACELGLENVKACAGGMGAQKKLNAKI; from the coding sequence ATGTCTAAGCACGTAATTGTTATTGGTGCTGTTGCCCTTGGTCCAAAAGCTGCCTGTCGTTACAAACGTCTTTGTCCAGACGCGAAAGTAACCATGATTGATCAGGCTCCACGTATTTCATACGGTGGTTGCGGCATCCCTTACTTTGTTTCCGGTGAAGTAAATACCGTTGTAGACCTCCAGTCTACTCCTTACCATATCGTTCGTGACGCTGCGTTCTTCAAAACAAACAAAGACGTAGACGTTCTTATCAACACCCGCGCAACTTCTATTGATCGCGAAGCCAAAACTGTTTCTATCGAAAATGTTTTGACCTGTGAAAAAGAAGTGCTTTCTTACGACGAACTCGTAATCGCAACCGGTTCTAAACCAAACTTGCCTCCGTTTGAGGGAATTAACCTCAAAGGCATTACTCCTGCTACCAACCTCGAAGAAGCTGAACTGATTAAAAATGCTGTTGCAAACGGCGAAGTTAACAATGCAGTTGTAGTTGGTGCTGGTTTTATTGGTCTTGAAATGGCAGTTGCTTTTGCAGATATGTGGGGCATCAACACCAGTGTTGTTGAGCTTCAGAGTCAGATACTTCCTGGTTTCCTGCCTAAGTCTTTATCTAGAATGGCACAGACTGATCTCGAGAAGAACGAAGTAAAAGTTTACCTCGAAGAGTCCGTTGTTCGTTTCGAAGGCGTAGACGGTAAAGTTACTAAAGTTATCACCAACAAGCGCGAAATCGAAGCAGATCTCGTTATCCTTGCTATTGGTGTTTCTCCTAATACTGAGATTGCTGTTGAAGCTGGCATCGAATGCGATAAACGCGGTGCAATCAAAGTTAACGACCATTTCCAGACCTCCGATCCTGCCATTTACTCCGGTGGTGATTGCGTAACTATTCCTAACCTCGTAACCGGCAAACTCGGCTACTACCCACTCGGTTCCATGGCGAACCGTCAGGGTCGTATCATCGGTACTAACCTTGCCGGTGGTGACGCAAGCATGGCTGGCGGCATTGGTAGCTGGTGCGTAAAACTGTTCGAAATGTCTTGCAGTGGTGCAGGTCTTACTCTCGAACAGGCTCTTGCGAACGATTTTGATGCAATCTCCGTTCACGTTGAACAGATGGACAGAGCTCACTTCTTCCCTGAAAAAGCGCTCATGTCTCTCCAGATTGTTGTTGATCGTCCTACCCGCCGTATCCTCGGTATGCAGGGAATGAACGAATTCGGCGATGCACTCACTGCACGTATCAACGCAGTTGTGCCGCTTATCTCTTCTCATGCAACCATCGACGACGTAGCCAACCTCGAAGTTGTTTACTCTCCACCGTTCTCCTCTGCGATGGATATCGTTAACGCTGTTGCTAACGTAGCAGACAACGTTCTCGCAGGTCAGAACAAGTACATGGACCCTGCTGACTTCGGCACATGTTGGGCTGATCGTGATTGCGGCGAATACTACTTCATTGATACCCGCCTTGCTGGTGGCGCTAAAGATATGTGTGAAACATACCCAGGCGAGTGGCACAATATTCCAAACGAAGAAATTAGTGCGCGTATTAACGAAATTCCTAAAGACAAACAGGTTGTAATGATCTGCAACACCGGTCTGCGCTCCTACGAAGCTATGCTTCTTGCGTGTGAACTTGGTCTTGAAAACGTCAAAGCATGCGCTGGTGGTATGGGCGCTCAGAAAAAACTGAACGCTAAAATCTAG
- a CDS encoding inorganic phosphate transporter: MLPVFLSSGLFLGWSLGANDAANVFGAAVGSRMVKFRTAAIVSSIFVIFGAMYSGSGTADTLGKLGEVNALAGAFMVAFSAAITVYLLVKARCLVSTSQAIVGAVVGWNFFSGSATDPAVLSKIMLTWVACPALSAVFAILLYKCIAGLIQAAQIHIFTLDGMTRWGLILAGAFGSYALGANNMANVMGVFIPVAHLPPLEIFPGFILTATQQLFFLGGLAVSVGIFTYSHRTMMLVGDGIIKLTPVASFVVVMANSLVLFMLSSQDLSNLSVSLGLPPIPLVPVSSSQATIGAIVGIGLLKGGRGIRWRSLGNIAFGWILTPIMAATICFVCLFFLQNVFQQTTFQPVSYELTPSAWEKLTEVDDITQETLERIDDLWLERFPNASMFRDALKYRLGKKSQSIQTIMSYARRDSLRLSPRIIERLDTSKLTEAELAVLHGLSGQVFVHSWRLKDILGEMSPLWRYSDTDVEHNKRLDAKFKYLDSKLHIQEPNDLK, encoded by the coding sequence ATGTTGCCTGTATTCTTATCCAGCGGCCTCTTTCTAGGCTGGTCTCTGGGCGCAAACGATGCAGCAAACGTTTTTGGCGCTGCTGTTGGCTCACGTATGGTCAAGTTTCGAACTGCAGCCATCGTCAGCTCCATCTTCGTTATTTTCGGTGCTATGTACAGTGGCTCCGGCACGGCTGACACCCTTGGGAAACTGGGGGAAGTAAACGCCCTTGCCGGTGCCTTTATGGTTGCGTTTTCTGCCGCCATCACTGTGTATCTGCTCGTTAAAGCCCGTTGTCTGGTTTCCACATCACAGGCAATCGTTGGGGCTGTTGTCGGTTGGAACTTCTTCAGTGGTTCTGCAACAGACCCTGCTGTACTAAGTAAGATCATGCTCACATGGGTGGCTTGTCCTGCCCTGTCCGCTGTATTCGCTATTCTGCTATACAAATGTATAGCCGGACTCATTCAAGCTGCTCAGATACATATTTTTACGCTGGATGGAATGACCCGCTGGGGGCTTATCCTCGCCGGTGCATTCGGCTCCTACGCTCTCGGCGCGAACAACATGGCGAACGTCATGGGCGTTTTTATCCCCGTCGCGCACTTGCCGCCTCTTGAAATTTTTCCCGGATTTATCCTGACCGCTACACAACAGCTTTTTTTCCTTGGCGGCCTTGCTGTATCCGTTGGTATCTTCACATATTCGCACAGAACAATGATGCTCGTCGGTGACGGCATCATCAAGCTTACCCCTGTTGCATCCTTTGTGGTTGTTATGGCGAACTCACTCGTTCTGTTTATGCTCTCATCACAAGACCTTTCCAACCTGTCCGTATCACTCGGACTACCACCGATTCCACTTGTACCTGTTTCCAGTTCACAGGCAACCATCGGCGCAATTGTTGGCATCGGACTCTTAAAAGGTGGCAGAGGCATCCGCTGGCGCTCACTGGGGAACATTGCATTTGGTTGGATTCTTACCCCCATCATGGCGGCAACAATCTGCTTTGTATGCTTGTTTTTCTTACAGAACGTATTCCAGCAGACGACCTTTCAGCCTGTGTCCTACGAGCTCACACCAAGTGCATGGGAAAAGCTTACAGAGGTTGATGACATAACCCAGGAGACACTGGAGAGAATCGACGATCTCTGGCTCGAACGGTTCCCGAACGCATCAATGTTTCGCGATGCACTGAAATATCGCCTCGGAAAAAAATCACAGTCCATCCAGACAATTATGAGCTACGCCCGTCGTGATTCTCTCAGGCTGTCACCAAGAATCATTGAAAGACTCGACACAAGCAAACTCACAGAAGCCGAACTTGCTGTGTTGCACGGGCTGTCAGGACAGGTATTCGTTCACAGCTGGCGGCTTAAAGACATCCTCGGTGAAATGTCGCCTCTATGGCGCTATTCTGATACCGATGTCGAACACAACAAACGCCTCGACGCCAAGTTCAAGTATCTCGATTCTAAGCTGCATATTCAAGAACCTAATGATCTTAAATAG
- a CDS encoding DUF47 domain-containing protein: protein MAHSVLRKQIGLKKRIDEFLDQVSEASLLFKQGVGFYIDEKHDQFEEKLDQISTVEHHGDEMRRAIERQLYLKTLIPESRGDVLQLLEQLDTLLDCCKEVLWQFQIELPEVPHKSHDDMQELVLYSVESVEAIVRSARAFFRSSNVSDHLHKVSYWESESDKVTTRMLINIYRREDLSLCHKSQLKDLVRQVAQIADRAEDVADRLTIYAIKRML, encoded by the coding sequence ATGGCGCACAGCGTACTGCGAAAGCAGATTGGATTAAAGAAACGTATTGATGAGTTTTTAGATCAGGTAAGTGAAGCGTCTTTGCTTTTTAAGCAAGGCGTTGGCTTCTATATTGATGAAAAACATGACCAGTTTGAAGAAAAATTAGATCAGATTTCTACTGTTGAACATCATGGGGATGAGATGCGGCGCGCAATTGAACGTCAGCTATATCTCAAAACTCTTATTCCCGAATCACGTGGTGACGTGCTGCAACTACTAGAACAGCTTGATACACTGCTTGATTGCTGTAAAGAAGTACTCTGGCAATTCCAGATTGAATTACCGGAAGTACCACACAAGTCGCATGACGATATGCAGGAACTTGTTTTGTACTCTGTGGAATCAGTTGAAGCAATTGTGCGCTCTGCACGCGCATTCTTCCGCAGTTCAAACGTTTCTGATCACCTCCACAAGGTATCATACTGGGAAAGTGAGTCAGATAAAGTTACGACTCGTATGCTCATTAATATCTATCGACGCGAGGATCTGAGCTTATGCCATAAAAGCCAGTTGAAAGACCTTGTCCGACAAGTTGCACAAATTGCAGACAGAGCGGAAGACGTGGCTGACAGACTCACTATTTACGCTATCAAGCGAATGCTCTAA
- a CDS encoding EAL domain-containing protein, with translation MQGDTLHLLIIDDDTMLRRNISVYFEDSGFFVTQACNGTEGIELFSQNQPDIVIVDLIMPDTGGLAVVEHVKKVAPYVPVIVISGVNLVDEAVRALKQGAWEFITKPIVDHGVLDHAVKKCLERASLLLERSQYRALLESRLETHSNELQSTSDQLIRYQQLLRSNSSFVNNLVEAIPSPLYISDKNFVCIDCNKAFCDMLQLEKNEVVNRRIPDLLATNTTCAEALCSDVFENNNSGDCEITYVAQDKTVSYYVLYRRAFTDGNDGKLSTLGVLHNITELKSQKELVAHQAYHDELTTLPNRFYIMNFLHELLGQDTGKTTFCLLFIDIDNFKRINDSLGHDLGDELLKLVASRLKGIIGVNGKVARVGGDEFLALLPNVTEEHVISSHAENLNTVFREPFFVASHKLHLSVTIGITCYPDDGHDANTLLTRSDIAMYRAKEHKRSSWMRFDRCMLEQVTERLKLERLIREGLERHEFIPYFQPRFDVQSGKILGAEALVRWIRADGSIGNPAEFIPVAEETGLVRELGEQVLIDSCKQMHAWHEMGYPDLTVSVNISAVQFTEDLYATVSGAIEESGINPVKLELEITETIMMKNLDKTAEILRELAGLGVKIVIDDFGTGYSSLYYLKIFPIDILKIDRTFIDGIPEDENDGNIVSAILSMAKQMKLHVVAEGVETDEQLIFLQKHKCEEAQGFLFSKPVAVDDFLIMLGDEKAS, from the coding sequence ATGCAAGGGGATACACTGCATCTATTAATTATAGATGATGATACAATGTTACGCCGTAATATTTCGGTTTACTTCGAAGACAGCGGCTTTTTTGTAACGCAAGCCTGTAATGGTACAGAGGGAATTGAGCTCTTTTCACAAAATCAGCCTGATATTGTGATAGTTGACTTGATAATGCCTGATACAGGTGGTCTTGCGGTTGTTGAGCATGTAAAAAAAGTAGCGCCATACGTGCCGGTAATCGTTATTTCCGGCGTTAATCTTGTGGATGAAGCTGTACGAGCACTGAAACAAGGTGCTTGGGAATTCATCACAAAACCGATTGTTGATCATGGCGTACTTGATCATGCTGTCAAAAAATGTTTGGAACGCGCGAGCTTATTGCTCGAACGCAGTCAATACCGTGCCTTACTTGAATCCCGTCTAGAGACTCATTCTAACGAATTACAGTCAACAAGTGACCAACTTATTCGCTATCAGCAATTATTGCGGTCAAATAGTAGTTTTGTAAACAATCTTGTTGAAGCAATTCCGAGCCCTTTATACATTAGCGACAAAAACTTTGTGTGCATTGATTGCAATAAAGCTTTTTGCGATATGTTGCAGCTTGAAAAAAATGAAGTGGTTAACCGTCGTATTCCTGACCTGCTTGCGACAAATACAACCTGTGCAGAAGCGCTATGCAGCGATGTATTTGAAAACAATAACAGCGGTGATTGCGAGATTACCTATGTAGCTCAGGATAAGACTGTATCATATTATGTGTTATATCGCAGGGCATTTACGGACGGAAATGATGGTAAGTTGTCCACGCTTGGCGTGTTGCACAATATTACAGAGCTTAAGTCACAAAAAGAACTCGTTGCCCATCAGGCATATCATGATGAGCTGACCACACTGCCGAATCGTTTTTATATTATGAATTTTCTGCACGAGCTACTCGGGCAGGACACCGGCAAAACAACTTTTTGTCTTCTTTTCATCGATATCGATAACTTCAAGCGTATCAATGACAGCCTTGGTCATGATCTTGGCGACGAACTGCTCAAGCTTGTCGCAAGTCGTTTGAAGGGTATTATCGGCGTTAACGGAAAAGTTGCCAGAGTCGGCGGTGACGAATTTCTTGCTTTGCTTCCGAACGTTACGGAAGAACATGTTATTTCAAGCCATGCAGAAAACTTGAACACTGTTTTCAGAGAACCGTTTTTTGTGGCATCCCACAAACTTCACCTGTCCGTAACTATCGGTATTACATGCTATCCGGACGATGGGCATGATGCGAACACACTGCTTACTCGAAGTGATATCGCCATGTACCGTGCTAAAGAGCACAAGCGTTCCAGTTGGATGCGTTTTGATCGTTGCATGTTGGAACAGGTGACAGAACGACTTAAACTTGAGCGTTTAATCCGTGAAGGTCTTGAACGTCACGAATTTATTCCGTATTTCCAGCCTCGTTTTGATGTACAAAGTGGGAAGATCTTAGGTGCTGAAGCACTTGTACGTTGGATTCGTGCTGATGGCAGTATCGGTAACCCTGCCGAATTTATTCCGGTTGCGGAAGAAACCGGTCTTGTTCGTGAGCTTGGTGAACAGGTGCTCATCGATTCTTGCAAGCAGATGCACGCATGGCACGAAATGGGGTATCCGGACTTAACGGTTTCTGTGAACATTTCAGCAGTTCAGTTTACGGAAGATTTGTACGCGACTGTGAGCGGCGCCATTGAAGAATCGGGTATTAACCCTGTTAAGCTTGAGCTTGAAATTACCGAAACCATCATGATGAAAAATCTTGATAAAACTGCTGAGATTCTCCGTGAATTAGCTGGGCTCGGCGTTAAGATTGTCATTGATGACTTTGGAACAGGCTATTCTTCTTTGTACTATTTGAAGATTTTCCCGATCGATATTTTGAAAATCGACCGCACATTCATTGACGGTATTCCTGAAGATGAAAATGATGGAAACATCGTATCCGCAATCCTTTCCATGGCAAAACAGATGAAGTTGCATGTTGTGGCAGAAGGCGTTGAGACAGATGAGCAGCTTATTTTTCTGCAAAAGCATAAGTGCGAAGAAGCACAGGGCTTTTTATTCTCAAAGCCGGTTGCTGTTGACGACTTCCTTATTATGCTTGGAGATGAAAAAGCTAGCTAA
- a CDS encoding phosphatase PAP2 family protein has translation MAFSTPEWDLTLFKLINMQWRSDVLDVLMPIFSDRMLVWVIAIPLVLLAGIKTKKWRNLLISLAIIGAVVGATDLATNVVKDAAGRVRPNNAIAQSNYYSYNKSEWLQRPANFVQTDVSGSSFFSGHAANSMAAVTIAMLMWPKLRSFLWLLPLIIGYSRVYLAKHYPLDVLCGWAFGLCFSYLLWKVVLYRFAPDWGKNPKQPTS, from the coding sequence ATGGCGTTTTCTACTCCTGAATGGGACTTGACCCTTTTCAAACTCATCAACATGCAATGGCGTTCTGACGTACTCGATGTACTCATGCCTATTTTTTCAGACCGCATGTTGGTGTGGGTTATTGCAATCCCTCTTGTTCTACTTGCTGGAATTAAAACAAAAAAATGGCGCAACTTGCTTATTAGCTTAGCAATTATTGGCGCAGTTGTAGGTGCTACCGACTTAGCGACAAATGTTGTTAAAGATGCAGCTGGAAGGGTACGGCCTAACAACGCCATCGCCCAATCCAATTACTATAGCTACAACAAAAGTGAATGGCTTCAACGGCCAGCGAACTTTGTGCAGACAGATGTCAGCGGCTCATCATTTTTCTCTGGGCACGCAGCTAACTCAATGGCTGCCGTAACCATTGCAATGCTCATGTGGCCTAAGCTCAGATCATTCCTTTGGTTGCTCCCGCTGATTATTGGTTACTCACGAGTGTATCTTGCTAAACATTATCCGCTGGATGTGCTTTGCGGCTGGGCTTTCGGCTTGTGCTTCAGCTATCTGCTATGGAAAGTTGTTCTCTATCGATTTGCTCCTGACTGGGGCAAAAATCCGAAACAGCCAACCAGCTAA
- a CDS encoding chloride channel protein encodes MPQQNVCDSRPWLGVSSRINAHTPMLLLALGVGVLAGYGSVLFRYAIDAVQVLFYQNSSDFLEFYDTLSWYAIVLPPTIGGAIVGLLTSKGAPEAKGHGVPEVMEAVALRDGVIRKRVAAVKIAASAICIGSGGSVGREGPIVQIGSSIGSTLGQLLKVNRTNQRTLVGCGAAAGIAATFNAPIAGILFALEILLGDFGFAAFSPVVLSSVTATAISRYYFGDFPAFISPVYELGSLWELGLFPVLGVISALVAVLFVLTLYKMEDLADYIAIPPVLKAALGGLCIGGILLQFPEIMGVGYGAITLSLMDKMAWGTMLILIFLKIFATSLTISSGGSGGIFAPSLFIGAMTGGVFGVAVHYLFPAVVPSPGIFALIAMGGLVAGTTYAPITAILIIFELTSNYHIILPLMLTCIISTLIASSISPGSIYTMKLLRRGVNLQGGMEQNILKKYKVKDLMQREPDTLYEGAPLQQVFETFRQKNAPYLHLVDKNDELTGIISFRDLRSVFAEEYLDNLLIAKDIATTCIETVRDEDIVLEALHRMAEFSISQLPVVGTDGKLIGTLREQDVLAAYDQSVVGMQLKDAA; translated from the coding sequence ATGCCGCAGCAGAATGTATGCGATTCCCGTCCCTGGCTTGGTGTTTCATCTAGAATTAACGCGCATACGCCTATGCTCTTGTTGGCTCTAGGGGTTGGTGTTCTTGCAGGATATGGCTCGGTGTTATTCCGGTATGCCATTGATGCAGTGCAGGTATTGTTTTATCAGAACAGTTCTGATTTTTTAGAATTCTATGACACGCTTTCTTGGTACGCAATTGTGCTTCCACCTACTATTGGTGGTGCAATTGTTGGTTTACTCACGTCTAAGGGGGCGCCAGAGGCTAAGGGGCATGGTGTTCCAGAAGTTATGGAGGCTGTTGCTCTGCGTGATGGCGTTATCCGTAAGCGGGTAGCAGCCGTAAAGATTGCCGCATCAGCCATTTGTATCGGCTCAGGTGGCTCTGTTGGGCGTGAAGGGCCGATTGTCCAAATTGGTTCCAGCATCGGTTCAACACTCGGGCAACTACTCAAAGTAAATAGAACCAACCAGCGAACCCTTGTGGGGTGCGGTGCTGCTGCGGGGATTGCCGCAACGTTTAATGCACCGATTGCAGGAATTCTTTTTGCTTTGGAAATATTGCTTGGTGATTTTGGCTTTGCTGCGTTTTCCCCTGTCGTTCTTTCCAGCGTTACCGCTACAGCCATTTCCCGCTACTATTTCGGCGATTTTCCAGCGTTCATTTCCCCTGTGTACGAGCTTGGCTCACTTTGGGAACTTGGATTGTTCCCAGTGCTTGGGGTAATATCCGCGCTGGTGGCAGTTCTCTTTGTTTTGACGCTCTACAAAATGGAAGATCTGGCAGATTACATAGCTATTCCGCCAGTTCTTAAAGCTGCTCTCGGTGGATTGTGTATCGGCGGAATTCTGCTGCAATTTCCAGAGATCATGGGTGTGGGATATGGCGCGATTACATTATCCCTTATGGATAAAATGGCATGGGGTACCATGCTTATTCTCATTTTCTTAAAAATTTTTGCGACATCGCTCACAATCAGTAGTGGCGGCAGTGGCGGTATTTTCGCTCCGTCACTGTTTATCGGTGCCATGACCGGCGGTGTGTTCGGTGTTGCCGTGCATTATCTATTTCCTGCTGTTGTTCCTTCTCCCGGAATTTTCGCCCTTATCGCAATGGGGGGGCTTGTGGCAGGAACCACCTATGCGCCTATTACTGCTATTCTCATAATCTTTGAGCTTACCAGTAACTACCATATTATCCTTCCACTTATGCTTACGTGCATTATCAGTACGCTGATTGCTTCCTCTATTAGCCCCGGTTCTATCTATACGATGAAGCTTCTTAGGCGAGGCGTTAATCTACAGGGTGGTATGGAGCAGAATATTTTGAAAAAGTACAAAGTGAAGGATTTGATGCAGCGAGAGCCGGACACCCTGTACGAAGGTGCTCCACTCCAGCAGGTGTTTGAAACGTTTCGACAGAAGAACGCTCCGTATTTGCATTTGGTAGATAAAAACGACGAGCTGACGGGTATTATTTCTTTCCGCGATTTACGAAGTGTGTTTGCGGAAGAATATCTGGATAATTTACTTATCGCGAAGGATATCGCCACTACGTGCATCGAGACCGTCCGTGACGAAGATATAGTACTGGAGGCTCTGCATCGAATGGCAGAATTTAGTATTTCACAACTGCCTGTGGTGGGGACTGACGGGAAACTTATAGGTACACTGCGCGAGCAGGACGTGCTCGCGGCGTATGATCAGTCCGTGGTGGGAATGCAGCTGAAAGATGCTGCATAA
- a CDS encoding restriction endonuclease, protein MAKVSPQKAIRRFCLTCQGGSSKRVEGCEDGTCLFFNHRLGTGPETPQRSTVQQIRQYCLMCSDNNRNEVRSCSAREDCDLWSFRFGCTPKTWTRVKRRVNQPRKLLLPGLN, encoded by the coding sequence ATGGCAAAGGTATCACCGCAAAAAGCAATCAGACGATTCTGCCTAACATGTCAGGGGGGCTCCTCCAAACGTGTGGAAGGATGCGAGGACGGCACATGCCTGTTCTTTAACCATCGCCTTGGAACCGGGCCGGAAACACCTCAACGCAGCACTGTGCAGCAAATCCGGCAGTACTGCCTCATGTGCTCCGATAACAACCGTAATGAAGTTCGTTCATGCAGTGCCAGAGAAGATTGTGACCTTTGGTCATTTCGCTTCGGATGCACTCCTAAAACGTGGACGCGGGTTAAGCGGCGCGTTAATCAGCCACGGAAATTACTTTTGCCAGGGCTGAACTAA
- a CDS encoding diacylglycerol kinase produces MPIKDSVATGVAHFFQATGYTIEGLVATYRSEIAFKQEIALIPVILLVAWFFFGFPSALLLTGMWLIVCAFELCNSAIENIADLVMPEKNEFIKRAKDAGSAAVGVAIVANILTWLYVIFV; encoded by the coding sequence GTGCCGATAAAAGACTCAGTAGCAACAGGTGTTGCACACTTTTTTCAAGCAACAGGCTATACAATAGAAGGGCTTGTTGCCACCTATCGTTCTGAAATTGCATTCAAACAAGAGATTGCACTCATTCCAGTAATATTGCTTGTTGCATGGTTTTTCTTCGGATTTCCATCAGCACTATTGCTGACCGGCATGTGGCTTATAGTCTGTGCTTTTGAGTTATGCAATTCCGCGATTGAAAATATTGCAGATTTAGTGATGCCTGAGAAGAATGAATTTATAAAACGTGCGAAAGATGCAGGCTCTGCTGCTGTTGGCGTGGCTATTGTCGCGAATATTTTGACATGGCTTTATGTAATATTTGTTTAA
- a CDS encoding DinB family protein, which yields MMHSTHDHKTELIKVLSTLNKQYAGIVRRKPPGEERWSAIMALEHIVLTERSLLGGLPAPENMEILRRTFANKISYAITSYVFNLQLLLPVPEVALQPKGEYDISELTDMWDENHAWLRSFITEAPRECLKDTYFRHQIAGPMNIEQAMGLNLAHIVMHEFQISQIFMELNIETSLLPYQPST from the coding sequence ATGATGCATTCAACCCACGACCATAAGACAGAGCTAATTAAAGTTCTTTCTACACTTAATAAACAGTACGCGGGTATAGTACGACGCAAACCACCGGGAGAAGAACGGTGGTCTGCTATCATGGCGCTTGAGCACATTGTTCTTACAGAACGATCACTTCTCGGCGGATTACCTGCCCCTGAAAACATGGAGATTCTGCGTAGAACTTTTGCAAACAAAATTTCATACGCCATCACTTCGTACGTATTTAATTTGCAATTGCTCTTACCCGTGCCGGAAGTCGCCCTACAACCAAAGGGTGAGTATGATATTTCTGAGCTGACAGACATGTGGGATGAAAACCACGCATGGCTACGATCATTCATAACAGAAGCCCCGAGAGAATGCTTGAAAGACACGTATTTCAGACATCAAATTGCAGGGCCTATGAATATTGAACAAGCAATGGGATTAAACCTTGCGCACATCGTTATGCATGAATTTCAGATCTCACAAATTTTTATGGAGCTGAACATTGAAACTTCGCTTTTGCCGTATCAGCCTTCAACATAA
- a CDS encoding DUF523 domain-containing protein yields the protein MLEYVVSACLAGCKCRYDGNDNTNEHVQQLVREGRALPVCPEQLGGFSTPRTPFELKDGRAVSKDGEDITERMQLGVEEAAKLVELAGCTKAILKSRSPSCGVGIIYDGSFSGVKIKGNGLFAARMLSMGLEASSTD from the coding sequence ATGCTTGAATACGTAGTGAGCGCCTGCCTTGCAGGCTGTAAATGTAGATACGACGGTAATGACAACACGAACGAACATGTACAGCAGCTTGTACGTGAAGGACGCGCGTTACCTGTATGTCCAGAGCAGCTGGGTGGATTTTCAACCCCGCGTACACCTTTCGAACTGAAAGATGGACGTGCCGTTTCAAAGGACGGAGAAGATATTACGGAAAGAATGCAGCTCGGCGTTGAAGAAGCAGCAAAGTTGGTTGAACTGGCAGGATGCACTAAGGCTATTTTGAAATCCCGTTCACCATCCTGTGGTGTCGGCATTATTTATGATGGTTCATTTTCCGGAGTGAAGATAAAGGGAAACGGACTTTTTGCTGCGCGGATGCTCTCAATGGGGCTGGAAGCATCAAGCACAGACTAG